The Noviherbaspirillum saxi genome includes a window with the following:
- the sdhD gene encoding succinate dehydrogenase, hydrophobic membrane anchor protein, translating into MENNNIGPKRLVVGAHYGLRDWMAQRVTAIVMAIYTIILLVAFLTGSNFSYEGWAGLFAHQWFKLATFVTFVSLLYHAWVGMRNIWMDYVTKSVAARLVLQVATLLWLVGCAGWAAQIIWRV; encoded by the coding sequence ATGGAAAACAACAACATCGGGCCGAAGCGGCTCGTCGTCGGCGCGCATTACGGTCTGAGGGACTGGATGGCGCAGCGCGTCACTGCGATTGTGATGGCCATTTACACCATCATCCTGCTGGTTGCATTTTTGACTGGAAGTAATTTCAGCTACGAAGGCTGGGCCGGGCTGTTCGCCCATCAGTGGTTCAAGCTCGCAACATTCGTCACCTTCGTTTCGCTGCTGTACCACGCCTGGGTCGGCATGCGTAACATCTGGATGGATTATGTGACGAAGTCGGTTGCGGCGCGTCTCGTATTGCAGGTTGCCACACTCCTGTGGCTGGTCGGTTGCGCTGGTTGGGCGGCGCAGATTATCTGGAGAGTGTAA
- a CDS encoding 2-oxoglutarate dehydrogenase E1 component, whose product MMQQYFSNSYLFGGNAPYVEELYEAYLNNPGSVPDNWRAYFDAMQHVPAVDGTTKPDVAHAPVIASFAERAKQGPIRTVVASQDVEMGRKRVAATQLIAAYRFLGNRWANLDPLQRQERPPIPELDPSSYGFADADMDIVFNISNTYFGPETASLRDLLQALRDTYCRSIGAEFMYISDPTQKRWLQERLESVRSTPNFSAEKKKHILDRLTAAEGLERYLHTRYVGQKRFSLEGGESFIASLDETIQRAGEKGVQEIVIGMAHRGRLNVLVNTLGKMPQDLFAEFEGKHADDLPAGDVKYHQGFSSDISTPGGPIHLSLAFNPSHLEIVNPVVEGSVKARMERRGDKDGSQVMPILVHGDAAFAGQGVVMETLNLAQTRGYGTGGTVHIVINNQIGFTTSDPRDSRSTLYCSDVVKMIEAPVLHVNGDDPEAVVFATQIALDYRLEFKKDIVVDIICFRKLGHNEQDTPALTQPLMYKKIGQHPGTRKVYADKLATQGTISADTGDAMVKAYRDAMDAGKHTVDPVISNFKSKYAVDWMPFLNRKWTDAADTAVPLAELKRLAERITKVPEDFKVHPLVEKVLADRATMGHGELNLDWGMGEHLAYASLVASGYAIRLTGQDAGRGTFVHRHAVLHDQKRERWDAGTYIPLQNVSDNQAPFAVIDSVLSEEAVLGFEYGYSTAEPNTLTIWEAQFGDFANGAQVVIDQFISSGEVKWGRASGLVMMLPHGYEGQGPEHSSARIERYLQLCADNNMQVVQPTTAAQIFHLLRRQMIRLFRKPLVIATPKSLLRNKDAGSPLSELAKGSFQTVIGEVDEKIDPKKVKRVLACSGKVYYDLVNARKERGVSDVAIVRVEQLYPFPHKAFAAELKKFPNFVELVWAQDEPQNQGAWFQIQHNIFENLEDGQKLAYAGRPASASPAVGYYDKHYAQQKALIDTAFSKLKGFVLTK is encoded by the coding sequence ATGATGCAGCAGTACTTCTCCAATTCCTACCTGTTTGGAGGCAACGCACCGTACGTTGAAGAACTGTACGAAGCGTACCTCAACAATCCCGGCTCCGTGCCTGACAACTGGCGTGCATATTTCGATGCAATGCAGCATGTTCCTGCCGTGGATGGCACGACCAAGCCCGATGTTGCACATGCTCCCGTGATCGCTTCGTTCGCCGAACGCGCCAAGCAGGGTCCGATCCGCACCGTTGTGGCTTCGCAAGACGTCGAAATGGGCCGCAAGCGCGTCGCTGCCACCCAACTGATCGCCGCTTACCGTTTCCTCGGCAATCGCTGGGCGAACCTTGATCCGCTGCAGCGCCAGGAACGTCCGCCGATTCCGGAATTGGATCCGAGTTCCTATGGTTTCGCCGATGCCGATATGGACATCGTGTTCAATATCAGCAATACCTATTTCGGTCCCGAAACCGCTTCGCTGCGCGACTTGCTCCAGGCATTGCGCGACACCTATTGCCGTTCGATCGGCGCCGAATTCATGTACATCAGCGACCCCACGCAGAAGCGCTGGTTGCAGGAGCGTCTTGAGTCGGTTCGCTCGACGCCGAATTTCTCCGCCGAGAAAAAGAAACACATCCTCGATCGCCTGACTGCGGCCGAAGGCCTCGAACGTTATCTGCATACCCGCTACGTCGGCCAGAAGCGTTTCTCGCTCGAAGGCGGCGAAAGCTTCATCGCATCGCTGGATGAAACGATCCAGCGCGCAGGCGAGAAGGGCGTGCAGGAAATCGTTATCGGCATGGCGCACCGCGGCCGCCTGAACGTGCTCGTGAACACCCTGGGCAAGATGCCGCAAGATTTGTTCGCCGAATTCGAAGGCAAGCACGCGGACGACCTGCCTGCAGGCGACGTGAAGTATCACCAGGGTTTCTCCTCCGATATCTCGACACCTGGCGGTCCGATTCACCTGTCGCTGGCGTTCAACCCATCCCACCTCGAAATCGTCAACCCGGTGGTCGAAGGTTCGGTCAAGGCGCGTATGGAACGCCGCGGCGACAAGGACGGCTCGCAAGTCATGCCTATCCTGGTGCACGGTGATGCCGCGTTTGCCGGTCAGGGCGTAGTGATGGAAACGCTGAACCTGGCCCAGACACGCGGCTACGGCACAGGTGGTACCGTTCACATCGTCATCAACAACCAGATCGGCTTCACCACGTCCGATCCGCGCGATTCGCGCTCGACACTGTACTGCTCCGACGTGGTCAAGATGATCGAAGCGCCGGTATTGCACGTCAATGGCGACGATCCGGAAGCTGTCGTATTCGCGACCCAGATCGCGCTGGACTACCGTCTTGAATTCAAAAAAGACATCGTGGTCGACATCATTTGCTTCCGCAAACTCGGCCATAACGAGCAGGACACACCTGCACTGACCCAGCCGCTGATGTATAAGAAGATTGGTCAGCACCCGGGCACGCGCAAGGTGTACGCCGACAAACTGGCGACTCAGGGCACCATTTCTGCTGATACGGGCGATGCCATGGTCAAGGCCTATCGCGACGCGATGGATGCGGGTAAGCATACGGTCGACCCGGTCATTTCCAACTTCAAGAGCAAGTACGCGGTTGACTGGATGCCTTTCCTCAATCGCAAGTGGACCGATGCTGCGGACACGGCGGTGCCGCTGGCGGAGCTCAAGCGTCTGGCCGAGCGCATCACCAAAGTGCCGGAAGACTTCAAGGTGCATCCGCTGGTCGAAAAAGTGCTTGCTGATCGCGCTACCATGGGTCACGGCGAACTCAATCTTGATTGGGGCATGGGCGAGCACCTGGCCTATGCATCGCTGGTGGCGTCGGGTTATGCAATCCGCCTCACTGGTCAGGATGCGGGTCGCGGCACCTTCGTTCACCGTCACGCCGTATTGCACGATCAAAAGCGCGAGCGCTGGGATGCGGGTACCTATATTCCGCTGCAAAACGTGTCCGACAATCAGGCGCCGTTCGCCGTCATCGACTCGGTGCTGTCGGAAGAGGCGGTGCTCGGTTTCGAATACGGCTACTCGACTGCTGAACCGAATACGCTGACCATCTGGGAAGCGCAGTTCGGCGACTTCGCCAACGGTGCGCAAGTCGTCATCGACCAATTCATCAGCTCCGGCGAAGTGAAATGGGGCCGCGCATCCGGTCTGGTCATGATGCTGCCGCACGGTTATGAAGGTCAGGGTCCGGAACACTCTTCCGCCCGTATCGAACGTTATCTGCAGCTTTGCGCCGACAACAACATGCAGGTGGTGCAGCCGACCACTGCTGCGCAGATTTTCCATCTGCTGCGTCGTCAGATGATCCGCCTGTTCCGCAAGCCGCTGGTGATCGCAACGCCGAAGTCCCTGCTGCGTAACAAGGATGCAGGATCGCCGCTGTCCGAACTGGCCAAGGGCTCGTTCCAGACCGTGATCGGCGAAGTCGACGAGAAGATCGATCCGAAGAAGGTCAAGCGTGTGCTCGCCTGCTCGGGCAAGGTGTATTACGACCTGGTCAATGCACGCAAGGAGCGCGGCGTCTCCGACGTGGCGATCGTTCGCGTCGAACAGCTGTATCCGTTCCCGCACAAGGCGTTTGCTGCCGAACTGAAGAAGTTCCCGAACTTTGTCGAACTGGTCTGGGCGCAGGACGAACCGCAGAACCAGGGCGCATGGTTCCAGATCCAGCACAACATCTTCGAGAACCTGGAAGACGGCCAGAAACTGGCGTACGCCGGCCGCCCGGCCAGTGCGTCGCCGGCTGTCGGCTACTACGACAAGCACTATGCGCAGCAGAAGGCATTGATCGACACCGCGTTCTCGAAGCTCAAAGGCTTCGTCCTTACAAAATAA
- the gltA gene encoding citrate synthase gives MTNSESKATLSFSDGSPSLDMPIYKGTIGPDVIDIRKLYGATGKFTYDPGFMSTAACNSSITYIDGDKGELLYRGYPIEQLAVNCDFLETCYLLMNGELPNAEQKKKFVTTVTNHTMVHEQMQFFFRGFRRDAHPMSVLVGTVGALSSFYHDSLDINDPHHREVSAIRLIAKLPTLVAMAYKYSVGQPFVYPRNDLSYSANFMRMMFSNPCEEYKVNDVLVRALDRILILHADHEQNASTSTVRLAGSSGANPFACIAAGIACLWGPAHGGANEAALTMLREIGSVDKIGEFVKQVKDKNSGVKLMGFGHRVYKNYDPRAKLMRETCHEVLNELGLQDDPLFKLAMALEKVALEDEYFVSRKLYPNVDFYSGIVQSALGIPVSLFTGIFAMARTVGWIAQWNEMISDPEQKIGRPRQLFVGSAKRDVPPMAQRG, from the coding sequence ATGACAAACTCTGAATCCAAAGCAACCCTGTCGTTCTCCGACGGATCTCCGTCGCTGGATATGCCGATCTACAAAGGCACAATCGGCCCGGACGTCATCGACATCCGCAAGCTGTACGGCGCTACCGGCAAGTTCACCTACGATCCGGGGTTCATGTCCACCGCGGCCTGTAACTCGTCGATCACCTATATTGATGGTGACAAGGGCGAGCTGCTGTATCGCGGCTATCCGATTGAACAGCTCGCGGTCAATTGCGACTTCCTCGAGACTTGCTACCTGCTGATGAACGGCGAATTGCCGAACGCAGAGCAGAAAAAGAAGTTTGTCACCACCGTGACGAATCACACGATGGTGCACGAGCAGATGCAGTTCTTCTTCCGTGGTTTCCGTCGTGACGCGCACCCGATGTCGGTGCTGGTCGGTACCGTCGGCGCGCTGTCCTCGTTCTATCACGATTCGCTCGACATCAACGATCCGCACCACCGCGAAGTATCGGCAATCCGCCTGATCGCCAAGCTGCCGACGCTGGTTGCGATGGCATACAAGTATTCCGTCGGTCAGCCTTTCGTCTATCCGCGTAACGACCTGTCGTACTCGGCCAACTTCATGCGCATGATGTTCTCCAATCCATGCGAAGAGTACAAGGTCAACGACGTGCTGGTGCGTGCGCTGGACCGCATCCTGATCCTGCACGCAGACCACGAGCAGAACGCATCGACTTCGACCGTCCGTCTGGCCGGTTCGTCGGGCGCCAACCCGTTCGCCTGTATCGCTGCCGGTATCGCCTGCTTGTGGGGCCCGGCTCACGGCGGCGCGAACGAAGCGGCACTCACCATGCTGCGCGAGATCGGTTCGGTCGACAAGATCGGCGAATTCGTCAAGCAGGTCAAGGACAAGAACTCCGGCGTCAAGCTGATGGGTTTTGGTCACCGCGTCTACAAGAACTACGACCCGCGCGCGAAGCTGATGCGTGAAACGTGCCATGAAGTGCTGAACGAACTCGGCCTGCAGGACGATCCGCTGTTCAAGCTGGCGATGGCACTGGAAAAGGTTGCGCTGGAGGACGAATACTTCGTCAGCCGCAAGCTCTATCCGAACGTGGACTTCTACTCCGGTATCGTCCAGTCCGCACTGGGCATTCCCGTTTCGCTGTTCACGGGTATCTTCGCGATGGCTCGTACGGTCGGCTGGATCGCCCAGTGGAATGAGATGATTTCCGATCCCGAGCAAAAGATCGGACGCCCGCGCCAGTTGTTCGTCGGCTCGGCCAAGCGCGACGTGCCACCAATGGCACAGCGCGGTTAA
- a CDS encoding succinate dehydrogenase iron-sulfur subunit, with the protein MARTLKFSIYRYDPDKDAKPYMQDLTVTLQDTDKMLLDALQRIKADVDDSLALRRSCREGVCGSDAMNINGKNGLACTTNLNELKEPIILRPLPGLPVIRDLIVDMTQFFKQYNSIKPYLINETIPPEKERLQTPAEREELDGLYECILCACCSTSCPSFWWNPDKFVGPAGLLQAYRFIADSRDQATSERLDDLEDPYRLFRCHTIMNCVDVCPKGLNPTRAIGKIKELMVRRAV; encoded by the coding sequence ATGGCACGTACCCTGAAATTTTCAATCTATCGCTACGATCCGGACAAGGATGCGAAGCCGTACATGCAGGACCTGACAGTCACCCTGCAGGACACCGACAAGATGCTGCTGGACGCGTTGCAACGCATCAAGGCCGACGTCGATGACTCGCTGGCATTGCGCCGCTCCTGCCGTGAAGGTGTGTGCGGCTCCGACGCGATGAACATCAACGGCAAGAATGGTCTGGCATGTACCACCAACCTGAACGAGTTGAAAGAGCCGATCATCCTGCGTCCCTTGCCTGGCCTGCCGGTCATCCGCGACCTGATCGTCGACATGACCCAGTTCTTCAAGCAGTACAACTCGATCAAGCCTTACCTGATCAATGAAACAATTCCGCCGGAAAAGGAGCGTCTTCAGACGCCGGCGGAACGCGAAGAGCTCGATGGCCTGTACGAGTGCATTCTGTGCGCCTGCTGCTCGACATCGTGTCCGTCGTTCTGGTGGAATCCGGACAAGTTCGTCGGTCCGGCAGGTCTGCTGCAAGCCTACCGCTTCATCGCCGACAGCCGTGACCAGGCGACCAGCGAACGTCTCGACGACCTCGAAGACCCGTATCGCCTGTTCCGTTGCCACACCATCATGAATTGCGTCGATGTGTGTCCGAAGGGTTTGAACCCGACGCGCGCCATTGGCAAGATCAAGGAACTGATGGTTCGCCGCGCGGTATAA
- a CDS encoding succinate dehydrogenase assembly factor 2: protein MSNTHQADPIKRARLRWRARRGLLENDLIVTRFLDAHEATLSDEEVDAFSRLMELSDNELMDLLLARKEPEGDADLPHVHALLARLRAA, encoded by the coding sequence ATGTCTAACACCCATCAAGCCGATCCGATCAAGCGTGCCCGTTTGCGCTGGCGCGCCCGCCGTGGCTTGCTCGAAAACGATCTGATCGTGACGCGCTTTCTGGACGCCCACGAAGCTACGCTGAGCGACGAGGAAGTCGATGCGTTTTCGCGCCTGATGGAACTGTCTGACAATGAATTGATGGACTTGCTTTTGGCGCGCAAGGAACCCGAGGGCGACGCGGATCTTCCGCACGTTCACGCGTTGCTAGCGAGACTGCGCGCTGCCTGA
- the sdhA gene encoding succinate dehydrogenase flavoprotein subunit, protein MAAIKQSIPTRRFDAVIVGAGGSGMRASLQLAEAGLNVAVLSKVFPTRSHTVAAQGGIGASLGNMSEDNWYWHMFDTVKGSDYLGDQDAIEFMCREAPKVVYELEHFGMPFDRNPDGTIYQRPFGGHTANFGEKPVQRACAAADRTGHALLHTLYQRNVRAKTHFFVEWMAIDLIRDQDGDVLGVVALEMETGDVMILEAKTTLFATGGAGRIFAASTNAFINTGDGMGMAARAGLPLQDMEFWQFHPTGVSGAGVLITEGVRGEGGILINSNGERFMERYAPTLKDLAPRDFVSRSMDQEIKEGRGCGPNKDHVLLDLRHIGADTIKKRLPSILEIGHKFANVDATKEPIPVVPTIHYQMGGIPTNIHGQVVVPKNGIPNEVVNGMYAIGECACVSVHGANRLGTNSLLDLVVFGRAAGNHIVASNLKAKDHKPLPADAADVALSRLARLETSTGSERVQDVANAIRSTMQQYCGVFRTDELLQTGFKKIMELDERRKHVSFKDKSKVFNTARVEALELDNLIETAKATITSAAARKESRGAHAHRDYEKRDDENWMKHTLWFSEGCRLDYKPVNTKPLTVETFKPKARTF, encoded by the coding sequence GTGGCAGCAATCAAACAATCTATTCCTACCCGTCGTTTTGATGCGGTTATCGTCGGCGCCGGCGGTTCCGGCATGCGCGCTTCGCTGCAATTGGCTGAAGCCGGCCTGAACGTCGCGGTATTGTCAAAAGTATTCCCCACCCGTTCACATACCGTTGCGGCGCAAGGCGGCATCGGTGCATCCCTGGGCAACATGTCCGAGGACAACTGGTACTGGCACATGTTCGACACCGTCAAGGGTTCGGACTACCTGGGCGACCAGGATGCCATCGAATTCATGTGCCGCGAGGCGCCGAAGGTCGTGTACGAACTCGAACATTTCGGCATGCCTTTCGACCGCAATCCTGACGGCACGATTTACCAGCGTCCGTTCGGCGGCCATACCGCAAACTTCGGCGAAAAGCCTGTGCAGCGCGCCTGCGCAGCGGCCGACCGTACCGGTCACGCGCTGCTGCACACGCTCTACCAGCGTAACGTGCGCGCCAAGACCCATTTCTTTGTCGAGTGGATGGCGATCGACCTGATCCGCGACCAGGACGGCGACGTGCTCGGCGTGGTTGCGCTGGAAATGGAAACCGGCGACGTGATGATTCTCGAAGCCAAGACCACCTTGTTTGCAACCGGCGGTGCAGGGCGCATTTTCGCCGCATCGACCAATGCCTTCATCAATACCGGCGACGGCATGGGCATGGCGGCACGCGCCGGCCTGCCGCTGCAGGACATGGAGTTCTGGCAATTCCACCCGACCGGCGTATCCGGCGCTGGCGTGCTGATTACCGAAGGCGTACGAGGCGAAGGCGGTATCCTGATCAACTCCAACGGCGAACGTTTCATGGAGCGCTATGCGCCGACGCTGAAGGATCTCGCGCCGCGCGACTTCGTGTCTCGCTCGATGGACCAGGAAATCAAGGAAGGCCGTGGCTGCGGTCCGAACAAGGATCACGTGCTGCTCGATCTGCGTCACATCGGCGCCGATACGATCAAGAAGCGTCTGCCGTCGATTCTCGAAATTGGCCACAAGTTCGCCAACGTCGATGCGACCAAGGAACCGATTCCTGTCGTGCCGACCATCCACTACCAAATGGGCGGTATCCCGACCAATATCCACGGGCAGGTCGTGGTGCCGAAGAATGGCATCCCGAACGAAGTGGTCAATGGCATGTATGCCATCGGCGAATGCGCCTGCGTATCGGTACACGGTGCAAACCGCCTGGGTACCAACTCGCTGCTCGACCTGGTGGTGTTCGGTCGCGCTGCTGGCAACCATATCGTTGCCAGCAACCTTAAGGCCAAGGACCACAAGCCCTTGCCTGCCGACGCCGCCGATGTCGCCTTGTCGCGCCTGGCACGTCTGGAAACCAGCACCGGTTCCGAGCGCGTGCAGGATGTCGCCAACGCGATCCGCTCGACGATGCAGCAATATTGTGGCGTATTCCGTACCGACGAACTGCTGCAGACCGGCTTCAAGAAAATCATGGAACTCGACGAGCGCCGCAAGCACGTGTCGTTCAAGGACAAGTCCAAGGTCTTCAACACCGCACGCGTCGAAGCGCTCGAACTGGACAACCTGATCGAGACAGCGAAGGCAACGATCACGTCGGCAGCAGCCCGCAAGGAATCGCGCGGCGCCCACGCCCATCGCGACTATGAAAAGCGCGACGACGAAAACTGGATGAAGCACACGCTGTGGTTCTCCGAAGGCTGCCGCCTCGACTACAAGCCGGTCAACACCAAGCCGCTGACCGTTGAAACCTTCAAGCCTAAAGCACGTACTTTCTAA
- the odhB gene encoding 2-oxoglutarate dehydrogenase complex dihydrolipoyllysine-residue succinyltransferase produces MAIIEVKVPQLSESVAEATLLAWHKKVGEAVARDENLIDIETDKVVLELPAPDAGVIIELLKGDGSTVVAGEVIAKLDTEAKAGAVAAPAAASGAAPAAAPAGDPVAAAISNLASNAAAGVAMPAAAKMLADNKMTTAQVPGTGRDGRVTKGDVITALENKPAAPAPVAAPAAKPALQQVAAPGGPNLGNRPEERVPMSRLRARIAERLLQSQSTNAILTTFNEVNMQPVMDLRNKYKDKFEKEHGVKLGFMSFFVKATVAALKKYPILNASVDGNDIVYHGYFDIGIAVGSPRGLVVPILRDADQMSIADIEKKIAEYGVKAKDGKLTLDDLTGGTFSISNGGVFGSMLSTPIINPPQSAILGVHATKDRPVVENGQIVIRPINYLAMSYDHRIIDGREAVLGLVAMKEALEDPARLLLDL; encoded by the coding sequence ATGGCAATTATTGAAGTCAAAGTTCCGCAACTGTCGGAATCCGTCGCGGAAGCGACCCTGCTGGCCTGGCATAAGAAGGTTGGCGAAGCCGTCGCCCGCGATGAAAACCTGATCGATATCGAAACCGACAAGGTAGTGCTCGAACTGCCCGCGCCCGACGCCGGCGTGATCATTGAATTGCTCAAGGGTGATGGCAGCACCGTTGTCGCCGGCGAAGTCATCGCCAAGCTGGATACCGAAGCCAAGGCCGGCGCCGTCGCAGCTCCTGCGGCAGCGTCAGGCGCTGCGCCTGCAGCCGCCCCTGCTGGTGACCCGGTGGCTGCAGCCATTTCGAATCTGGCTTCGAATGCCGCCGCCGGTGTCGCAATGCCTGCGGCTGCGAAGATGCTGGCCGACAACAAAATGACGACAGCCCAGGTGCCCGGCACTGGCCGCGATGGCCGCGTCACCAAGGGTGATGTGATCACTGCCCTGGAAAACAAGCCGGCCGCACCGGCGCCTGTCGCTGCGCCCGCTGCCAAGCCGGCGCTGCAGCAAGTTGCCGCTCCCGGCGGGCCCAACCTCGGCAATCGTCCGGAAGAGCGCGTGCCAATGAGCCGCCTGCGCGCACGTATCGCCGAGCGTCTGCTGCAATCGCAATCGACTAATGCAATCCTGACGACGTTCAACGAAGTCAATATGCAGCCGGTCATGGACCTGCGCAACAAGTACAAGGACAAGTTCGAGAAAGAGCATGGCGTGAAGCTCGGCTTCATGTCTTTCTTCGTGAAGGCCACGGTTGCCGCACTGAAGAAATACCCGATCCTGAACGCTTCCGTCGATGGCAACGACATCGTGTACCACGGCTACTTCGACATCGGTATCGCGGTCGGCTCGCCGCGCGGCCTGGTCGTGCCTATCCTGCGCGATGCTGACCAGATGAGCATCGCCGACATCGAGAAGAAGATTGCCGAGTATGGCGTCAAGGCCAAGGACGGCAAGCTGACGCTGGACGACCTGACCGGCGGCACCTTCTCGATTTCCAACGGTGGCGTATTCGGCTCCATGCTCTCGACACCGATCATCAACCCGCCGCAGTCCGCAATCCTGGGCGTGCACGCAACCAAGGACCGCCCGGTCGTTGAAAACGGTCAGATCGTGATCCGTCCGATCAACTACCTGGCTATGTCCTATGACCACCGCATCATCGACGGTCGCGAAGCTGTGCTCGGCCTGGTGGCGATGAAGGAAGCACTGGAAGATCCGGCACGCTTGCTGCTGGACCTGTAA